A window of Candidatus Cloacimonadota bacterium contains these coding sequences:
- a CDS encoding transketolase produces the protein MTNNKIIAELKKKAQQVRIAIIKMLGEAGSGHPGGSLSATDICTALFFHEMKHDPSNPSWDERDRFILSKGHAAPLLYVLLAKSGYFDESHLATLRKYKSILQGHPASYLTPGVEISTGSLGQGLSIAVGIALAGKMDKKDFQVFTLLGDGELDEGQIWEAAMFASHKKLDNLCAIVDRNFLQIDGNTEKVMSLEPLKDKWESFGWKVVEIDGHDFSEILGAFENFKNNYKRPFLIIAKTVKGKGVSFMENKAEWHGKPIKGELLKNALSELRMKGKNEHE, from the coding sequence ATGACAAATAATAAAATTATTGCTGAATTGAAGAAAAAAGCACAACAGGTTAGAATTGCTATAATAAAGATGTTGGGAGAAGCCGGTTCCGGGCATCCGGGTGGTTCTCTATCCGCAACGGATATTTGCACGGCTCTCTTTTTTCATGAAATGAAGCATGATCCGAGCAATCCAAGTTGGGATGAACGTGACAGATTCATACTTTCCAAAGGTCACGCGGCTCCCCTATTGTATGTTCTGTTGGCAAAATCCGGATATTTTGACGAATCACATCTTGCAACCTTACGAAAATATAAATCCATTTTGCAAGGGCATCCTGCTTCTTATTTAACTCCTGGTGTGGAAATTTCTACAGGTTCACTTGGGCAGGGACTTTCCATCGCTGTGGGGATTGCTTTAGCCGGAAAAATGGATAAAAAGGATTTTCAAGTTTTTACCTTACTCGGAGACGGAGAATTGGACGAAGGCCAAATTTGGGAAGCTGCCATGTTTGCTTCTCATAAGAAATTGGACAATCTTTGCGCAATTGTGGATAGAAACTTTTTGCAAATTGATGGAAATACAGAAAAAGTGATGTCTCTTGAACCGTTAAAAGATAAATGGGAATCTTTTGGCTGGAAAGTAGTTGAGATTGATGGGCACGATTTCTCCGAAATTCTTGGGGCTTTTGAAAATTTTAAGAATAACTATAAAAGACCTTTTTTGATTATTGCTAAAACGGTAAAAGGCAAAGGTGTTTCTTTTATGGAAAACAAAGCAGAATGGCATGGGAAACCGATAAAGGGTGAATTGCTGAAAAATGCACTTTCGGAACTCCGAATGAAAGGAAAAAATGAACATGAATGA